A DNA window from Streptomyces parvus contains the following coding sequences:
- the mrdA gene encoding penicillin-binding protein 2: MSNIPETGRTQRVQIRLIVIQVLVFSLLLTLGGRLWYLQIRNGDEYTAEAAGNGVQQVVQPAVRGSILDARGVPLADNETRLVVSASRTELLKMKDDGVGVLTRLADVLDMKVQDVRDKVRLCDSKTPQPCWNGSPYQPIPVTDEATTQQALQIRERAEDFPGITAEPTAVRRYAAPGKAKTAQVLGYLSPVTDDEIQKAQDGPSPYLRSDQVGRSGIERTYDKELRGKAGVTRYEVDNLGRVMGEAENDPAVAGSTLVTSLDARVQAVAEYELAQAMKTVRQETDKITGRKYEADSGAVVVMESKTGRIVSMASQPDYDPNDWVGGISGKQYAKLTSKKSNYPLLNRGIQGQAPAGSIFKVVSASAAVRGGHAFNDLYECSSSYSLGNQTFANFESQGHGPITLGDALKYSCNTVFYRLGHDEWVKDGGIKPKKDAKNWFYRTARDFGLGSETGIDLPNEVKGRIPDRQWKQDFWEANKDAWCKEGKKGGTYVQQIAYESCLEGNQLKAYDSINYSIGQGDVLVTPIQMATAYAAISNGGTLHKPTVGKAVISPDGKTVQEIKPKVSGKLPVDAQTIKDLDKGLRSVVEPGGTAAWRFGGWPQDKIPMRAKTGTAQVYGKQTTGWFATYTDDYTIVMTISQGGTGSGSAGPAVRKIYDALYGLDSAGNQDLKRALLPEPQKALPKVQPDGSIHAPKVKPYDPTPVTPEEKPGGQEPQLPLPPGGQPGLTGSPASTGRQP, translated from the coding sequence GTGAGCAACATCCCCGAGACCGGACGGACCCAGCGGGTCCAGATCCGGCTCATCGTCATCCAGGTCCTCGTCTTCTCGCTGCTGCTCACCCTCGGCGGACGCCTCTGGTACCTCCAGATCCGCAACGGCGACGAGTACACCGCCGAAGCCGCGGGCAACGGTGTGCAGCAGGTCGTCCAGCCCGCCGTGCGCGGCTCGATCCTCGACGCCCGCGGCGTACCGCTCGCCGACAACGAGACCCGCCTCGTCGTCTCCGCCAGCCGCACCGAGCTGCTGAAGATGAAGGACGACGGCGTCGGCGTCCTCACCCGTCTCGCCGACGTCCTCGACATGAAGGTCCAGGACGTCCGGGACAAGGTCCGCCTGTGCGACTCCAAGACCCCTCAGCCCTGCTGGAACGGCTCGCCCTACCAGCCGATCCCGGTCACCGACGAGGCCACCACCCAGCAGGCCCTCCAGATCCGTGAGCGCGCCGAGGACTTCCCCGGCATCACCGCCGAGCCCACCGCCGTACGCCGCTACGCCGCACCCGGCAAGGCGAAGACCGCTCAGGTGCTCGGCTATCTGTCGCCCGTCACCGACGACGAGATCCAGAAGGCGCAGGACGGCCCGTCGCCCTATCTGCGCTCCGACCAGGTCGGCCGGTCCGGGATCGAGCGCACCTACGACAAGGAGCTGCGCGGCAAGGCGGGTGTCACCCGCTACGAGGTCGACAACCTCGGCCGCGTCATGGGCGAGGCGGAGAACGACCCGGCGGTGGCCGGCTCCACCCTCGTCACCAGCCTCGACGCCCGCGTCCAGGCGGTCGCCGAGTACGAGCTGGCCCAGGCGATGAAGACCGTGCGCCAGGAGACCGACAAGATCACCGGCCGGAAGTACGAGGCCGACTCCGGCGCCGTCGTCGTCATGGAGTCGAAGACCGGCCGCATCGTGTCGATGGCCTCCCAGCCCGACTACGACCCCAACGACTGGGTCGGCGGCATCTCCGGCAAGCAGTACGCCAAGCTCACCAGCAAGAAGTCGAACTACCCGCTGCTCAACCGGGGCATCCAGGGCCAGGCCCCGGCCGGCTCCATCTTCAAGGTGGTCTCGGCCAGCGCCGCCGTGCGCGGCGGCCATGCCTTCAACGACCTCTACGAGTGCAGCAGCTCCTACAGCCTGGGCAACCAGACCTTCGCGAACTTCGAGTCCCAGGGCCACGGCCCCATCACCCTCGGGGACGCGCTCAAGTACTCCTGCAACACCGTCTTCTACCGCCTCGGCCACGACGAGTGGGTGAAGGACGGCGGCATAAAGCCCAAGAAGGACGCCAAGAACTGGTTCTACCGCACCGCCCGTGACTTCGGGCTCGGCTCCGAGACCGGCATCGACCTGCCCAACGAGGTCAAGGGCCGCATCCCGGACCGCCAGTGGAAGCAGGACTTCTGGGAGGCCAACAAGGACGCCTGGTGCAAGGAGGGCAAGAAGGGCGGCACCTACGTCCAGCAGATCGCGTACGAAAGCTGCCTCGAAGGCAACCAGCTCAAGGCCTACGACAGCATCAACTACTCGATCGGCCAGGGCGACGTACTCGTCACGCCCATCCAGATGGCCACCGCCTACGCCGCCATCAGCAACGGCGGCACCCTCCACAAGCCCACCGTCGGCAAGGCCGTGATCAGCCCCGACGGCAAGACCGTCCAGGAGATCAAGCCCAAGGTCAGCGGCAAGCTCCCGGTCGACGCCCAGACCATCAAGGACCTCGACAAGGGGCTGCGTTCGGTGGTCGAGCCGGGCGGCACCGCCGCCTGGCGGTTCGGCGGCTGGCCGCAGGACAAGATCCCGATGCGCGCCAAGACCGGCACCGCCCAGGTGTACGGCAAGCAGACCACCGGCTGGTTCGCGACCTACACCGACGACTACACCATCGTCATGACGATCTCCCAGGGCGGCACCGGCTCCGGCTCCGCCGGACCCGCCGTCCGCAAGATCTACGACGCGCTCTACGGGCTGGACTCCGCCGGCAACCAGGACCTGAAGCGGGCCCTTCTGCCCGAGCCGCAGAAGGCGCTGCCGAAGGTCCAGCCCGACGGCTCGATCCACGCGCCGAAGGTCAAGCCCTACGACCCCACCCCGGTCACGCCCGAGGAGAAGCCGGGGGGACAGGAACCCCAGTTGCCCCTGCCGCCCGGAGGCCAGCCCGGACTCACCGGATCACCCGCGTCCACGGGGAGGCAGCCGTAA